In Treponema primitia ZAS-2, a genomic segment contains:
- a CDS encoding ABC transporter permease, producing MKLNIKGIITNLKPGFARGEAARHARRAYQRKPFSFSQTVFIAALIFLFLPLLVLILYSFNASKGMRWTGFSLVWYEQLFLHSRDLWRAFWNSILIAVSSAGTATVFGTLGAVGVNWYRFKLRNYVQTISFLPMILPEIIIGVSLSLFFAGIKMKLGLLTIFIAHTTFNLPFVFLMVMARLDEFDFSIIEAAHDLGANERQTFLKVTVPICMPGIVSGFLTAVTISLEDFVITYFVAGPGSTTLPLYIYSAIRFGVSPVINALSVVMILGTVALTYLLRNFLKYIAAK from the coding sequence TTGAAGCTCAACATTAAAGGTATCATCACCAACCTCAAACCCGGGTTCGCCCGGGGAGAAGCGGCCCGTCATGCTCGGCGGGCATACCAGCGTAAGCCCTTTTCCTTTTCCCAGACCGTTTTTATCGCCGCCTTGATTTTTCTCTTTCTTCCCCTGCTGGTACTGATTTTATACTCCTTTAACGCCTCCAAGGGCATGCGGTGGACCGGGTTTTCCCTGGTCTGGTATGAGCAGCTTTTTCTCCATTCCCGGGATCTCTGGCGGGCGTTTTGGAACAGTATTCTTATCGCCGTTAGTTCCGCAGGGACTGCCACGGTTTTCGGAACTCTGGGCGCCGTGGGGGTCAACTGGTATCGGTTCAAGCTGCGGAATTATGTGCAGACTATTTCCTTCCTTCCCATGATACTCCCTGAGATCATAATCGGCGTTTCCCTGTCCCTTTTCTTTGCGGGAATCAAAATGAAGCTGGGACTGCTCACCATCTTTATTGCCCACACTACCTTTAACCTGCCTTTCGTGTTTCTCATGGTAATGGCCCGGCTGGACGAGTTCGACTTTTCCATCATCGAGGCAGCCCACGACCTGGGGGCAAACGAAAGGCAAACCTTCTTAAAAGTAACGGTGCCCATCTGTATGCCCGGCATAGTCTCCGGGTTTTTAACCGCCGTAACGATTTCCCTTGAAGACTTTGTGATCACCTACTTTGTAGCCGGCCCCGGGTCGACCACTCTGCCGCTGTATATCTACTCGGCAATCCGCTTCGGGGTATCCCCGGTTATTAACGCACTATCGGTGGTGATGATCCTGGGGACCGTGGCTCTCACCTATCTGCTCAGGAATTTCCTGAAATACATCGCAGCAAAATAA
- a CDS encoding ABC transporter permease, with the protein MTVWFTIFFLAPLLIIVLYSFLRKGLYGGVSMGEFTLEAYRALGNPSFIIITIRTFVTAVIATFITILIALPCGYFMARSRNQTFLLLLIIIPFWTNFLIRVFAWMNILGNNGFLNEMLIRIGLIDDYIHFLYNQSTVVLVLVYMYLPYAILPLFSTIDKFDFSLLEAARDLGATKAQSMIRVLLPSIRSGLYTAVLFTFIPIFGAYAVPLLVGGKDSYMLGNVIADQLTKARNWPLASAISMVLTVITTAGVLIMINLQRKDASRTSEQKSKGAEN; encoded by the coding sequence ATGACGGTCTGGTTCACCATTTTTTTTCTGGCGCCTCTTTTAATCATCGTGCTCTACAGTTTTTTGCGAAAGGGGCTGTACGGCGGCGTGTCCATGGGGGAATTTACCCTGGAAGCTTACCGGGCCCTGGGAAACCCCAGCTTTATAATTATCACCATTCGCACCTTTGTTACCGCAGTGATTGCTACTTTTATTACCATTCTTATCGCCCTGCCCTGCGGCTACTTTATGGCCAGGAGCCGGAACCAGACATTTTTACTGCTCCTGATCATCATTCCCTTCTGGACCAACTTCCTTATCAGGGTTTTTGCCTGGATGAACATCCTGGGGAACAACGGGTTTCTGAATGAAATGCTCATACGGATAGGGCTCATTGACGATTATATCCACTTTCTCTACAACCAGAGCACGGTAGTATTGGTGTTGGTCTATATGTACCTGCCCTATGCTATACTGCCCCTTTTTTCCACCATCGATAAATTCGATTTTTCCCTGCTGGAAGCCGCCCGTGACCTGGGGGCCACCAAGGCCCAGTCCATGATCCGGGTACTGCTCCCCAGCATACGCAGCGGCCTGTATACGGCGGTGCTCTTTACCTTTATTCCCATTTTCGGGGCCTATGCGGTCCCCCTCCTAGTGGGGGGCAAGGATTCCTACATGCTGGGCAACGTTATTGCGGATCAGCTTACCAAGGCCCGGAACTGGCCCCTGGCTTCGGCGATCTCCATGGTGCTCACGGTGATCACCACCGCAGGGGTCCTGATCATGATAAATCTCCAGAGGAAAGATGCCAGCAGAACTTCTGAGCAGAAGAGCAAGGGAGCTGAAAATTGA
- a CDS encoding ABC transporter ATP-binding protein: MKGSDVVIEGVSKLFGDFTALNSVSLEIKKGEFFSLLGPSGCGKTTLLRIIAGFESPDSGDVTFDGADVLPLPPNQRQANTVFQNYALFPHLSVFENVAFPLRIKRAGKSEIDQKVNEYLKLVQLESHAEKKPNQLSGGQKQRVAIARALINEPQVLLLDEPLSALDAKLRQHMLIELDQIHDKIGITFIYVTHDQQEALSVSDRIAVMNQGDVLQVGTPHDIYESPATDFVARFIGETNLFDGVIKSAELLQKAETEYMVELDIPELGLIKVTTVDHVVPGQKVSFTIRPEKILISKEKPTTTRGDINLFHGFVEEPIYSGFQTKFYVKLDQDRPDGTSDSNNVLIRVIKQHAKYSDEGPDIIWKDLVYLSWGANDGYIVEVKKAAGVAES, translated from the coding sequence TTGAAAGGGAGTGATGTGGTTATCGAAGGTGTTTCCAAGCTCTTCGGTGATTTTACGGCATTAAATAGTGTCAGTTTGGAAATTAAAAAAGGGGAGTTTTTCTCCCTCCTGGGGCCTTCGGGGTGTGGAAAAACCACACTCCTGCGTATTATTGCGGGGTTTGAAAGCCCTGACTCCGGGGATGTTACCTTTGATGGCGCCGATGTGCTGCCCCTGCCTCCTAACCAGCGGCAGGCCAATACGGTTTTTCAGAACTACGCCCTTTTTCCCCACCTTTCGGTGTTCGAAAACGTGGCTTTTCCCCTTCGCATCAAACGGGCCGGGAAATCCGAGATAGACCAAAAGGTCAACGAATACCTCAAGCTGGTCCAGTTGGAGAGCCATGCGGAAAAAAAGCCCAACCAGCTTTCCGGGGGACAAAAACAGCGGGTGGCTATTGCCCGGGCGCTGATCAACGAGCCCCAGGTGTTGCTCCTGGACGAGCCCCTTTCGGCCCTGGACGCCAAGCTGCGGCAGCATATGCTCATCGAGCTGGATCAGATCCACGACAAGATCGGTATTACCTTCATATATGTTACCCATGACCAGCAGGAAGCCCTTTCGGTATCGGACCGCATTGCGGTCATGAACCAGGGGGATGTACTCCAGGTAGGTACCCCCCACGATATTTATGAAAGCCCCGCCACGGACTTTGTGGCCCGGTTCATCGGGGAGACCAACCTCTTTGACGGGGTGATAAAGAGCGCTGAGCTGCTCCAAAAGGCCGAAACCGAATACATGGTGGAACTGGATATCCCGGAGCTGGGCCTCATCAAGGTTACCACTGTGGATCATGTGGTTCCGGGCCAGAAGGTCAGCTTTACCATTCGCCCGGAAAAGATACTTATTTCTAAGGAAAAGCCCACCACCACCCGGGGGGACATCAACCTCTTCCACGGCTTTGTTGAGGAGCCCATCTATTCGGGGTTCCAGACCAAATTCTACGTTAAACTGGATCAGGACAGGCCCGATGGGACCAGCGATTCCAATAACGTTCTTATCAGGGTGATCAAGCAGCACGCCAAATATTCCGACGAAGGGCCCGATATAATCTGGAAAGATTTGGTGTACCTTTCCTGGGGCGCCAACGACGGCTACATTGTAGAAGTCAAGAAAGCCGCCGGGGTCGCAGAATCGTGA
- a CDS encoding KamA family radical SAM protein translates to MPFPLITTVDRLPPALAASAGPAERAYAGELRSRFSLPFAVTPHFASLAGPDPDDPIRRQFFPDPREAIPDSFALDDPLGAALWQASPRLVHQYRDRALLLAGGACAGYCRYCFRRVWVGGGQAFIGGAELEAALGYLREHPEIREILVSGGDPLTAGDAALGELFRRLREARPGILLRVCTRVPITEPTRLSPGLIGLFRQWRPLRLAVHINHPRELAVPAREALAACVDAGIPVHVQTVLLRGINDSVETLEELFRECLCLGLSPYYLFQLDLAPGTAHFRVPLEQGLSIYEALQARIGGPGLPAYAVDLPGGGGKIRLRREAIAGEEEREGRRVLLLEGPGGKRWVYPAE, encoded by the coding sequence ATGCCCTTTCCTCTGATCACCACTGTTGACCGCCTCCCCCCCGCACTGGCCGCATCCGCCGGCCCGGCAGAACGCGCCTACGCTGGGGAACTCCGCAGTCGCTTTTCTCTGCCCTTTGCCGTAACCCCCCACTTCGCCTCCCTGGCCGGCCCGGACCCGGATGACCCCATACGCCGCCAGTTTTTCCCGGATCCCCGGGAAGCGATCCCCGATTCCTTTGCCCTGGATGATCCCCTGGGCGCCGCCTTGTGGCAAGCTTCGCCCCGGCTGGTCCACCAGTACCGGGACCGGGCGCTGCTCCTGGCAGGGGGAGCTTGCGCGGGATACTGCCGCTACTGCTTCCGCCGGGTCTGGGTGGGCGGGGGGCAGGCCTTTATAGGCGGGGCTGAACTGGAGGCGGCCCTGGGCTATCTGCGGGAACACCCTGAAATACGGGAAATCCTGGTGTCCGGTGGGGATCCGCTCACTGCGGGGGACGCTGCCCTGGGAGAGCTGTTCCGGAGGCTTCGGGAAGCCCGGCCCGGCATACTCCTCCGGGTTTGTACCAGGGTCCCCATTACTGAACCAACACGGCTGAGCCCCGGCCTTATCGGCCTGTTCCGGCAGTGGCGGCCATTGCGGCTGGCGGTCCACATCAACCACCCCCGGGAATTGGCGGTGCCGGCGCGGGAGGCTCTGGCGGCTTGTGTGGATGCGGGGATACCTGTCCATGTCCAGACTGTGCTCCTGCGGGGGATCAACGACAGTGTGGAAACCCTGGAGGAGCTTTTCCGGGAATGCCTCTGCCTGGGGCTTTCCCCCTATTACCTGTTCCAGCTGGACTTGGCCCCGGGGACTGCCCATTTCCGGGTGCCTTTGGAGCAGGGGCTTTCTATCTACGAGGCGCTTCAGGCCCGTATCGGCGGGCCGGGGCTGCCGGCCTATGCTGTGGACTTGCCCGGGGGTGGGGGGAAGATACGGCTGCGCCGGGAAGCAATAGCCGGGGAGGAAGAACGGGAGGGCCGCCGAGTCCTGCTCCTGGAAGGGCCGGGGGGGAAGCGCTGGGTCTATCCCGCTGAATAA
- a CDS encoding AraC family transcriptional regulator translates to MEKLRVREDMSEEVQYTSSNLPIYAFNQRLSQFIGYAADCHWHRDLEFIIILEGEMTYHVNDKLFPLVAGDVIFVNANQLHFGSSGKHGAVECVFISLLLHPSLLCADPYIEKRFVNPLLYDTRYETLFFPANTNSSIHDPNSEKNWYREASVRIGALARLCLQSSDDSVLEIQSRFYALWSLLFANTIAASLSMEDKNVPGDIPLKRMISFINEHYSEKVGLDDIAAAGRVCRSKCCLLFKQTLHQTVFEYLLNLRVRRSLNLLSNENVSITEVALISGFSKTSYYGEIFKRVIGISPGKYRRKLRARDMDSLPRF, encoded by the coding sequence ATGGAAAAATTACGCGTGCGGGAAGATATGTCGGAAGAGGTTCAGTACACCTCGTCAAACCTGCCCATATATGCATTTAACCAGAGGCTCTCCCAATTTATTGGATATGCCGCAGATTGTCATTGGCATCGGGATCTTGAATTTATTATCATACTTGAAGGGGAAATGACCTATCATGTGAATGACAAACTTTTCCCCCTTGTTGCAGGGGACGTAATTTTTGTCAATGCCAACCAACTGCATTTCGGCAGCTCCGGTAAACACGGCGCTGTGGAGTGTGTGTTTATCAGCCTTTTACTGCATCCTTCCCTGCTCTGTGCTGATCCGTATATTGAAAAGCGTTTTGTTAATCCCCTCCTCTATGATACCCGTTACGAGACCTTGTTTTTTCCGGCTAATACCAATTCTTCAATTCACGATCCCAATTCGGAAAAAAATTGGTACCGTGAAGCCTCCGTCAGAATTGGTGCACTAGCGCGGCTCTGTTTGCAATCAAGCGATGATTCAGTTCTGGAAATACAGAGCCGATTCTACGCGCTTTGGTCGCTGCTCTTTGCTAACACGATTGCTGCTTCGTTATCCATGGAAGACAAAAACGTTCCGGGAGACATCCCGCTCAAACGGATGATTTCATTCATTAACGAACATTACAGCGAAAAGGTAGGGCTTGATGATATTGCCGCAGCAGGGCGGGTATGCAGAAGCAAATGCTGTCTGCTTTTCAAGCAGACACTCCACCAGACTGTTTTTGAATACCTGTTAAACTTGAGAGTTCGCCGAAGCCTTAACCTGCTCTCCAATGAAAACGTAAGTATCACCGAAGTGGCCCTAATATCCGGTTTTTCCAAAACAAGTTATTATGGAGAAATATTCAAGCGGGTAATCGGTATAAGTCCCGGCAAATACCGCCGGAAGCTGCGTGCCAGGGATATGGATTCCCTTCCAAGATTTTAA
- a CDS encoding sugar O-acetyltransferase, whose translation MTNKERKEHGLYYRYDDPEVMGPQLQYMEKLYDYNNTRPLEHDKKQGLLKEMFAEIGDGCHIETPLNSNWGCHHVHFGSGIYVNFNLSLVDDADIYVGDHCMIAPNVVIATSGHPILPILREHNYVYNFPVHIGKNVWIGSSVQILPGVTISDNSVIGAGSVVKNDIPANVVAVGTPCRVLREIGERDRKFFFKDKELDVWE comes from the coding sequence ATGACCAATAAAGAGCGGAAAGAGCATGGATTGTATTACCGTTATGATGACCCCGAGGTAATGGGGCCGCAGCTCCAATATATGGAGAAATTGTACGATTACAATAACACCAGGCCCTTGGAACATGATAAGAAGCAGGGGCTTTTAAAAGAAATGTTTGCTGAAATCGGTGATGGCTGCCATATAGAAACACCGTTGAATTCAAACTGGGGCTGTCATCACGTACATTTTGGAAGTGGTATCTATGTTAATTTTAATTTATCCCTTGTGGATGATGCGGACATTTATGTAGGAGATCACTGTATGATTGCGCCGAATGTAGTTATTGCCACTTCGGGTCATCCTATACTGCCCATATTGCGTGAACACAATTATGTATACAACTTCCCGGTACATATCGGTAAAAACGTTTGGATCGGTTCAAGCGTTCAGATACTGCCGGGCGTAACAATCAGCGATAATTCAGTAATAGGCGCCGGAAGCGTAGTTAAAAATGATATTCCTGCAAATGTAGTTGCAGTAGGTACTCCTTGCAGGGTTCTTCGTGAGATTGGCGAAAGAGACAGGAAGTTCTTTTTTAAGGATAAAGAACTGGATGTATGGGAGTAA
- a CDS encoding M20 family metallo-hydrolase has protein sequence MKEQVFNFIDKSFPLVVELETELTKRPAISPDSGGEGELDKCLYLEGWLRAQGITQLERHDAPDKRAKGGVRPNLIATIPGKADTKRLWIMSHIDVVPPGEQSLWKSDPWTVIQADGGDGRGLRLIGRGVEDNQQGLTASVVAALALVKQGIVPAHTVKLLFAADEENGSAYGIDWLIKNQGTAIPELFRKDDMILIPDGGDPKGETIEIAEKNLIWARFSTIGAQAHGSRPDQGINAHLAGAELAVRLHEELTRKFPDHDPLFEPDYSTFQPTKKEANVPNINTIPGDDVFCMDMRVLPRYPAKTVLAEIDRIKAEIEAKHGVKISYTLPQCQESKPTSPDAPLVKLLSKIVKEVYQVETRPIGIGGGTVGAFLRNAGSDSVVWSRMDDTAHQPNEYTLVNNILGDAKVMALLMTEER, from the coding sequence ATGAAGGAACAAGTTTTTAATTTTATTGATAAAAGTTTCCCCTTAGTGGTGGAGCTTGAAACGGAACTGACCAAACGGCCTGCGATTTCCCCGGACTCAGGCGGGGAAGGGGAACTGGACAAGTGCCTCTATCTGGAAGGATGGCTCCGGGCCCAGGGTATCACCCAGCTGGAACGCCACGATGCCCCGGACAAGCGGGCCAAAGGCGGGGTGCGGCCTAACCTGATCGCTACCATTCCCGGAAAGGCGGACACTAAGCGGCTGTGGATCATGAGCCACATCGACGTAGTGCCACCGGGCGAACAATCCTTGTGGAAGAGCGACCCCTGGACAGTGATTCAGGCCGACGGCGGCGACGGCCGGGGCTTGCGGCTTATCGGGCGGGGTGTGGAGGATAACCAGCAGGGGCTTACCGCATCGGTAGTAGCGGCCCTGGCCCTGGTCAAGCAGGGCATAGTCCCCGCCCACACAGTAAAGCTGCTCTTCGCTGCCGATGAAGAGAATGGCAGCGCCTACGGCATAGACTGGCTCATCAAAAATCAGGGTACGGCTATTCCGGAATTATTCCGCAAAGACGACATGATCCTCATTCCCGATGGCGGGGACCCCAAGGGGGAAACCATCGAGATTGCGGAGAAGAACCTCATCTGGGCCCGGTTCAGCACCATTGGCGCCCAGGCTCACGGTTCCCGGCCTGACCAGGGCATAAACGCCCACCTTGCCGGGGCGGAACTGGCGGTGCGGCTCCACGAGGAGCTTACCCGGAAATTTCCCGACCACGACCCTCTCTTTGAACCGGATTACTCCACCTTCCAGCCCACCAAAAAAGAGGCCAACGTCCCCAACATCAATACTATTCCCGGCGATGACGTGTTCTGCATGGATATGCGGGTCCTCCCCCGGTATCCCGCCAAAACAGTGCTGGCGGAAATCGACCGTATCAAGGCGGAAATAGAAGCCAAGCACGGGGTCAAAATCAGCTATACCCTTCCCCAGTGCCAGGAGTCAAAACCCACCTCCCCTGATGCGCCTTTAGTAAAACTGCTCTCAAAGATTGTCAAGGAAGTGTATCAGGTAGAAACCCGGCCTATCGGCATAGGGGGCGGCACCGTGGGGGCCTTCCTCCGCAACGCCGGCAGTGATTCGGTGGTGTGGAGCCGTATGGACGACACCGCCCACCAGCCTAACGAGTATACCCTGGTGAATAACATCCTGGGGGACGCGAAGGTGATGGCGCTGCTCATGACAGAGGAACGATAG
- the galE gene encoding UDP-glucose 4-epimerase GalE, with translation MKILIIGGAGYIGSHVAREFLDQGHGVTIYDNLSSGKRENLFSEAEFIHGDIQDYTGLSRAAKGGFDALVHLAAYKAVGESMVKPEKYSVNNINGTVNILNAAVEGGIKNIVFSSSAAVFGQPQYLPVDEKHPANPESYYGFTKLEIERFLGWYDQLKGIRFAALRYFNAAGYDPRGRIPGLESNPANLIPIIMEAACGIRGEVQIYGNDYDTPDGTGVRDYVHVSDLAAAHVAALNYTSKNDKSLIVNLGSETGLSVLEIVEAARRITGKPIPAKIVGRRAGDPAKLTASAKLAHELLNWTAKYSDLDTLIKTSWDAYNRKK, from the coding sequence TTGAAAATCCTAATTATCGGCGGGGCCGGGTATATCGGCAGCCATGTTGCCAGGGAATTCCTGGATCAGGGCCATGGGGTCACGATTTATGACAACCTTTCCAGTGGAAAACGGGAGAACCTCTTCTCGGAAGCGGAATTTATCCACGGGGACATCCAGGATTATACCGGCCTCTCTCGGGCGGCCAAGGGGGGCTTTGACGCCCTGGTTCATCTGGCAGCCTATAAGGCTGTGGGGGAATCCATGGTAAAGCCCGAAAAGTATTCGGTGAACAATATCAATGGTACGGTCAATATCCTGAACGCCGCCGTGGAGGGGGGCATAAAAAATATCGTCTTTTCTTCCAGTGCAGCGGTTTTCGGCCAGCCCCAGTATTTGCCGGTTGACGAAAAGCACCCTGCCAACCCGGAAAGCTACTACGGCTTTACCAAGCTGGAAATTGAGCGCTTCCTGGGCTGGTATGATCAGCTCAAGGGGATACGCTTTGCGGCGCTCCGGTACTTCAATGCCGCAGGATACGATCCCAGGGGCCGCATACCCGGCCTCGAGAGTAACCCCGCAAACCTCATCCCGATAATCATGGAAGCCGCCTGCGGTATCAGGGGAGAGGTGCAGATCTACGGCAACGACTACGATACCCCTGACGGTACCGGGGTCAGGGATTATGTCCATGTGAGCGATCTTGCGGCGGCCCACGTGGCGGCCCTGAATTATACCAGCAAAAACGACAAGAGCCTCATCGTAAACCTGGGGAGCGAGACCGGCCTTTCGGTGCTGGAAATTGTGGAAGCCGCCCGGCGCATTACCGGCAAACCCATCCCCGCTAAAATCGTAGGCCGCCGTGCCGGGGATCCGGCTAAGCTCACCGCCTCCGCAAAGCTGGCCCACGAACTGCTGAACTGGACCGCGAAGTATTCGGACCTGGACACGTTGATAAAAACCAGCTGGGATGCGTATAATCGGAAAAAATAG
- a CDS encoding InlB B-repeat-containing protein, translated as MKTVLDKLMGNKVSLTPPMGLRGPLVREYNKPTVSVRPFRSTLVLDLKKISWVLIILAGLSLMACPGPEDPKPTVPNYFTITFDATGGMATPSRQVISGDALGTVPTPTRSGYTFAGWFTAANGGGTEYTATTTITESKTLYAKWVPATNPKQVIVTGLSVFNSKRFQVLISTALNYSNDTIVAGYYDPAGPTISDGSTGAVVTLFTEVEPQQSPWTGSGSYYVVILIRTPDETYHKESAFISIQKIPFTSVSTTIVFSPPDYIQEGADPVKLQGTWNDTGPGNATVKFTGASYIINEGGPNESTGTFVVNGTNHKLKITAPDSEFAYSFTNDTTLVLTDGHAQLNGTYTKQP; from the coding sequence ATGAAAACCGTTCTTGACAAGTTAATGGGTAATAAAGTATCGCTCACCCCCCCGATGGGTTTGCGCGGGCCTCTCGTCCGAGAATATAACAAACCTACTGTTTCCGTCCGCCCTTTCCGTTCTACCCTCGTCCTTGATTTGAAGAAAATTTCATGGGTTTTGATAATTTTAGCAGGACTTTCCTTAATGGCTTGTCCCGGCCCTGAAGACCCTAAGCCAACTGTACCAAATTATTTTACCATAACTTTTGATGCTACTGGCGGAATGGCTACTCCATCAAGACAAGTAATTTCTGGCGATGCACTAGGAACAGTACCTACACCTACAAGGTCAGGTTATACTTTTGCTGGATGGTTTACGGCTGCGAATGGTGGGGGAACTGAATATACAGCAACAACCACAATTACAGAATCCAAAACTTTGTATGCAAAATGGGTGCCAGCTACAAATCCGAAGCAAGTTATAGTTACCGGACTTTCCGTTTTTAACAGCAAAAGGTTTCAGGTATTGATTTCCACTGCACTAAATTATTCAAACGATACTATCGTCGCTGGCTATTATGATCCCGCTGGACCTACTATTTCCGATGGGTCAACGGGGGCGGTGGTAACATTATTCACAGAGGTTGAGCCTCAGCAGAGTCCCTGGACTGGTTCTGGTTCATATTATGTTGTGATCCTTATTAGAACTCCTGACGAAACTTATCATAAAGAGAGTGCGTTTATATCCATACAAAAAATCCCCTTTACTTCAGTATCCACAACGATTGTGTTTTCACCGCCAGATTATATTCAGGAGGGCGCTGACCCTGTCAAACTTCAAGGAACATGGAATGACACAGGCCCAGGAAATGCTACAGTTAAATTCACAGGGGCTTCTTATATCATTAACGAAGGTGGCCCAAATGAATCTACTGGAACCTTTGTAGTCAATGGTACTAACCATAAGCTAAAGATTACTGCTCCTGATTCAGAATTTGCGTATAGTTTCACAAATGATACTACTCTTGTATTGACAGATGGGCATGCCCAACTTAACGGAACGTATACCAAGCAGCCATAA
- a CDS encoding GDSL-type esterase/lipase family protein produces the protein MRKKLSWLTLSLVLINIVTLIFLSIISLHYKVPQKVLVKLRAINSEPTKIEYKPEPFQLPAFVFQNVSRENFSVYNKRKYAIVMLGDSITARVAWNELLGLPGISNRAIEGDYTLGVLHRLEDIYELNPKLCFLMIGTNDIPLINNNYYTVETIVNNIKEIIKELQNHNIDVCIESILYTAFNSSYWKDFNGYVKTINYLLEEYCEKNNILYLDVNELLSKDDRLEWKYTSDGVHLFGDAYKKWGGMILEVLKNK, from the coding sequence GTGAGAAAAAAACTATCCTGGTTAACACTTTCGCTGGTTTTAATTAATATAGTCACATTAATTTTTTTATCAATTATCTCACTCCACTATAAAGTACCGCAGAAGGTATTAGTAAAATTAAGAGCAATTAATAGTGAGCCTACAAAAATAGAGTATAAGCCTGAACCTTTTCAGCTTCCAGCCTTTGTATTTCAAAATGTAAGCCGTGAAAATTTTTCCGTATACAACAAACGCAAATACGCGATAGTAATGTTAGGTGATTCAATTACTGCCAGAGTTGCCTGGAATGAATTATTAGGGTTGCCTGGTATATCAAACCGGGCCATTGAGGGAGATTATACACTTGGTGTATTACATAGACTAGAGGACATATATGAATTAAATCCGAAACTCTGCTTTTTAATGATAGGAACAAATGATATTCCATTAATAAATAACAATTATTATACTGTAGAAACAATTGTGAATAACATCAAAGAAATAATAAAAGAACTTCAAAATCATAATATAGATGTATGTATAGAATCTATTCTATATACTGCTTTTAATTCTTCGTACTGGAAAGATTTCAATGGGTATGTTAAAACTATCAATTATTTATTGGAAGAGTATTGTGAAAAAAATAATATATTATATTTAGATGTAAATGAACTACTGTCAAAAGATGACAGGCTAGAATGGAAGTACACATCTGACGGGGTTCATTTGTTTGGAGATGCATATAAGAAATGGGGGGGAATGATTTTAGAAGTTTTAAAGAACAAATAA
- a CDS encoding helix-turn-helix domain-containing protein → MTHFQEMFIKNLRYFRKLRGLSQLKFSELIDVSPNYLNAVENGKNFPSPELMQRISDRLEILPYQLFLEFPLELHKLLPGEKNAVIHELAQIRQKFIRDIDEIIEKYGQF, encoded by the coding sequence ATGACCCATTTCCAGGAGATGTTTATCAAAAACCTTCGCTATTTCCGTAAATTGCGGGGCTTAAGCCAGCTAAAATTTTCTGAATTGATAGATGTATCCCCCAACTACCTTAATGCCGTGGAAAATGGCAAGAATTTTCCTTCTCCGGAGCTTATGCAACGAATATCAGACAGGCTGGAAATATTACCTTATCAGCTTTTTCTGGAGTTTCCGTTGGAATTACACAAGTTATTACCCGGAGAAAAAAATGCAGTTATCCATGAATTGGCCCAAATTCGACAGAAATTCATCAGAGACATTGATGAAATTATAGAAAAGTACGGGCAATTTTAG